From Coffea arabica cultivar ET-39 chromosome 10e, Coffea Arabica ET-39 HiFi, whole genome shotgun sequence, one genomic window encodes:
- the LOC113711331 gene encoding uncharacterized protein — translation MSVAEYEIQFTKLSRFAPELIATEQRRVRRFVQGLNVELQESLAAVRIDTFPDAVERAQRVEVARAQVKSFQAKKRFAPSSSREPTYGNTPPANVGRGTGGVTSPGAPRGALARGTGARNAGGRNNGTRGGPIGRAQPRNTSQGGRAIIPQMTCAYCKKPGHTMDDCWKRQGKGLKCGSSEHQISGCPKMQEGTTSNARPNTSGGSRPTVPARVYAIGDQPVPDSSEVVEGTLPIFHRLAKVLIDPGATHSFVNPSFMSGIDVQPVRLPFDLEVRTPMGNKNVITSLAYKNCEFWIGERKMLVDLISLDIKGYDVIIGMDFLDHYHAKLDCRAKVVEFCIPGEATLRLDVKGRLASSAMISGIRARKMLSKGAQGFLAFLINAPSDQVKLEDVPVVREFPDVFPEELRTLPPEREVEFKIDLMPGTAPISKTPYRMAPAELKELKIQLQDLLEKGFVKEIMPFGLTNAPAAFMDLMQRIFKKYLDQFVVVFIDDILIYSKTREEHAKHLEVVLQILREHKLYAKFSKCEFWLTEISFLGHRVSEDGISVDPAKVEAIMNWKQPETPTEVRSFLGLAGYYRRFIQDFSKIAGPMTELTKKGAKFVWTPKCESSFQELKKRLTSAPVLVLPDGGEGYAVYSDASREGLGCVLMQMGKVVAYASRRLKPHEQNYPTHDLELAAVIFALKKWRHYLYGVTFEVYTDHKSLKYLFSQKELNLRQRRWVEFLEDYDCSINYHPEKANVVADALSRKAQVAGLMVKEWDMLEEISSWNPRLEKLKVLFGNLSLKSPLLERIKEAQKMDPMIRKNLEKVQKRETLDFKLGPEGVLRFRDRIVIPADEELRKGILEESHRSKYTIHPGVAKMYHDVKGLYWWEGLKKDVAAFVQRCLICQQVKAEHQKPSGLLQPKYYPDPSHVLPLEGIEVDETLTYEEGPVRILEREMKELRNKEIPLVKILWKNHGLEEATWELEEEMQKKYPDLFIQNV, via the exons AtgagtgtcgccgaatatgaaATCCAGTTCACAAAGCTATCCCGCTTTGCACCTGAGTTGATAGCCACCGAGCAAAGGCGTGTTCGGAGGTTTGTgcagggtttgaatgtggaaCTACAGGAAAGTTTAGCCGCCGTAAGGATAGATACTTTCCCAGATGCTGTCGAAAGAGCTCAGAGAGTTGAAGTAGCTAGAGCTCAAGTGAAATCTTTTCAAGCTAAGAAAAGATTTGCCCCCAGCAGTAGTCGAGAGCCGACGTATGGAAATACTCCACCGGCTAACGTGGGCCGAGGTACAGGCGGAGTGACTAGTCCCGGAGCACCGCGAGGTGCATTAGCAAGGGGAACCGGGGCAAGGAATGCAGGGGGAAGAAACAATGGAACTAGAGGGGGACCGATTGGAAGAGCACAACCTAGGAATACCTCGCAAGGAGGCCGAGCCATAATTCCCCAAATGACTTGTGCATATTGTAAGAAACCTGGTCATACTATGGATGACTGCTGGAAGAGGCAAGGAAAGGGCTTGAAATGTGGAAGTAGCGAGCACCAAATTTCTGGATGTCCAAAAATGCAGGAAGGGACTACTTCGAACGCTAGACCAAACACTTCTGGAGGGAGCCGGCCGACAGTTCCTGCCAGAGTGTATGCTATAGGTGACCAACCTGTACCTGATTCCTCGGAAGTGGTGGAAGGTACACTTCCGATTTTTCATCGATTAGCTAAAGTGTTAATTGACCCTGGTGCAACCCATTCATTCGTAAATCCATCTTTTATGTCTGGAATAGATGTGCAACCTGTTAGATTACCCTTCGATCTTGAAGTTAGGACTCCCATGGGTAATAAGAATGTAATCACTAGTTTGGCTTATAAGAATTGTGAATTCTGGATTGGAGAGCGTAAAATGCTAGTGGATTTGATCAGTCTGGACATAAAAGGTTACGATGTTATAATAGGAATGGATTTTCTAGACCATTATCATGCTAAACTTGACTGCCGAGCGAAAGTGGTGGAATTTTGTATACCTGGTGAAGCAACCCTGAGGTTAGATGTCAAGGGTAGGTTAGCATCATCTGCTATGATCTCAGGAATCCGAGCAAGGAAAATGTTGTCTAAAGGAGCGCAAGGTTTCTTAGCCTTCTTGATAAACGCCCCCAGTGATCAAGTGAAGCTGGAGGATGTACCAGTGGTacgggaatttccggatgttttTCCCGAAGAGTTAAGGACTCTACCCCCGGAAAGGGAAGTGGAATTTAAGATTGACTTGATGCCTGGAACGGCTCCAATTTCTAAGACCCCATAtcgaatggctcctgccgagctaaaagaattgaaaattcaATTACAGGATCTGTTGGAGAAGGGCTTTGTGAAGGAGA tcatgccttttggattaACCAACGCACCAGCTGCTTTCATGGACCTGATGCAGAGAATTTTTAAGAAGTATCTGGATCAGTTTGTAGTGGTTTTCATAGATGATATCCTGATTTACTCTAAGACTCGAGAGGAGCATGCTAAGCATTTAGAGGTGGTTTTGCAGATACTAAGAGAACATAAGCTGTATGCCAAATTcagtaagtgtgagttttggttgactGAAATATCTTTTCTAGGGCACAGAGTTTCTGAAGATGGAATTTCCGTGGatccggcaaaagttgaggcCATTATGAATTGGAAACAACCAGAAACTCCAACTGAagttagaagtttcttgggttTAGCAGGTTATTATAGGCGATTTATTCAGGATTTCTCGAAGATTGCAGGACCTATGACTGAGCTAACCAAGAAAGGAGCCAAGTTTGTCTGGACTCCGAAGTGCgagtcaagttttcaggaactaaAGAAGCGGTTAACATCCGCTCCCGTTTTGGTTTTACCTGATGGAGGTGAAGGTTATGCTGTATATTCTGATGCTTCCAGAGAAGGTCTGGGATGTGTCTTAATGCAAATGGGAAAGGTAGTTGCCTATGCTTCTAGGAGATTGAAACCCCACGAACAAAACTACCCAACTCATGACCTAGAACTAGCCGCAGTAATTTTCGCCTTGAaaaaatggagacactacttgtACGGCGTGACTTTTGAAGTTTATACGGACCATAAGAGCCTCAAGTACTTGTTCTCccaaaaggagctgaatttgagacaaaggcgatgggtagaatttctggaagattatgactgctcGATTAATTACCATCCAGAAAAAGCCAATGTGGTGGCTGACGCTCTTAGTAGGAAGGcccaagtagcagggttaatggtAAAAGAGTGGGATATGTTAGAGGAAATAAGTAGTTGGAACCCTCGCCTGGAGAAATTGAAGGTTTTATTTGGGAATTTATCATTGAAGTCACCGTTACTAGAGCGTATTAAGGAGGCCCAGAAAATGGACCCTATGATTCGGAAGAATCTGGAAAAAGTGCAAAAAAGGGAAACCCTAGACTTCAAATTAGGGCCTGAAGGGGTATTGAGGTTTCGAGATCGAATTGTGATTCCGGCAGATGAGGAGCTAAGGAAAGGAATTCTAGAAGAATCACATCGGTCAAAGTATACTATACACCCAGGTGTGGCCAAGATGTATCATGATGTGAAGGGATTATACTGGTGGGAAGGTTTGAAAAAGGACGTGGCAGCGTTTGTACAAAGATGCTTGATctgccaacaagtaaaagctgaaCATCAAAAGCCCTCTGGTTTATTGCAACC GAAATATTATCCTGATCCAAGTCACGTGTTGCCACTAGAAGGAATTGAGGTGGATGAAACGTTAACGTATGAAGAAGGACCGGTCAGGATTTTGGAGAGAGAAATGAAGGAACTGAGAAATAAGGAAATTCCTCTGGTGAAGATTCTATGGAAGAATCATGGACTCGAGGAAGCAACGTGGGAgttagaagaagaaatgcagaaaaagtaccCCGATTTATTTATCCAGaatgtgtga